Proteins encoded within one genomic window of Cryptococcus neoformans var. grubii H99 chromosome 4, complete sequence:
- a CDS encoding U6 snRNA-associated Sm-like protein LSm1, with protein sequence MDALIPFTTSGSLVDLVDKKVLVILRDGRKLIGLFRSYDQFANFLLESCVERLHYKLEYADKDIGVLLVRGENVVALGEIDLIAEDMVPLQQVNLQEIEEKISAENKQRERDHAVKEAVLSKMGFVNEGKEGDAY encoded by the exons ATGGACGCTCTCATCCCGTTTACGACTTCCGGTTCACTGGTTGACCTTGTTGACA AGAAAGTGCTCGTTATCTTGCGAGACGGGAGGAAGTTGATAGGCTTGTTTAGGAGTTACGACCAATTTG CcaacttccttcttgaatCTTGCGTAGAGAGATTACACTACAAACTTGAATATGCAGACAAGGATATTGGAGTGTTGTTAGTGCGAGGAGAGAATGTCGTGGCCTTAGGAGAGATT GATCTGATAGCGGAAGATATGGTACCTTTACAACAAGTAAACTTGCAAGAAATCGAGGAAAAAATTTCCGCGGAGAAC AAACAACGAGAACGAGACCACGCTGTAAAAGAAGCTGTGTTATCAAAAATGGGCTTTGTGAAcgagggcaaggaaggcGATGCGTACTAG
- a CDS encoding catalase, whose amino-acid sequence MAQMLNQAVNAVTGDAKYRQMAENTIEQTKSTPLTTYFGVKVPETDVALRAGARGPTLLEDFHNREKIQHFDHERIPERVVHARGSAAHGEFKLHTPLTGITTAKVLTDTSKVVPAYVRFSTVAGSRGSADTVRDVRGFATRFYTDEGNWDLVGNNIPVFFIQDAIKFPDVIHALKPQPHNEIPQAQTAHDNAWDFISLHQQATHMQQWVTSDRAIPRSYRMMQGFGVHTFRLINEEGKSTFVKYHWIPHLGIHSLVWDEALKVAGQDPDFHRRDLWDAIEVGAYPKWELGVQLIPEEDEHKFDFDILDSTKIIPEELVPVQKIGTLTLNRNPVDFFTEVEQVAFCTQHIVPGMDFTDDPLLAGRNFSYADTQISRLGVNWQDLPINRPICPVMTNFRDGQMSMFSKTNRTPYHPNRHENLPLTSPKNGGFQSYPEKISGIKERLNGPKFNEFYSQATLFWNSMSETEKNHIISAYQFELSHCAEDVVIQNVIISLNEIDHGLATSVHASFPHLTLPEAKPTHDRKSEYLSQINGKHQVFTASGRRIGIYLVPGYTYSQVVPLFAAFEAAGCMVKFIGPTLGPIKASNGQSFTAEFTFEGCRTTFFDAIVFAGGPDDSFVAKLKIGRLIHAVREAYMHLKPIGVLGNATQWVVNTCLPGDFSDKTKTESNVVVENGVVFAPGDPTIHSVQFAKQFLEGVANHRVWDRQVAHIAA is encoded by the exons ATGGCGCAAATGCTGAACCAAG CCGTTAATGCCGTTACCGGCGATGCCAAATATCGCCAAATGGCAGAAAATACCATCGAGCAGACCAAAAGCACCCCATTGACGACTTACTTTGGAGTGAAAGTCCCGGAAACTGATGTTGCGTTGCGAGCTGGTGCCAGGGGACCCACTCTGCTTGAAG ACTTCCATAATCGAGAGAAGATCCAACATTTTGACCATGAACGCATTCCCGAGCGAGTTGTGCACGCTCGTGGCTCTGCAGCTCATGGAGAGTTCAAACTGCATACTCCTCTGACCGGCATCACTACTGCAAAG GTTTTGACCGATACCAGCAAGGTTGTCCCTGCATATGTCAGGTTCAGCACGGTCGCTGGTTCACGAGGCAGCGCTGACACCGTGAGAGATGTCCGTGGCTTTGCCACTAGGTTCTATACCGACGAAGGTAACTGGGATCTCG TGGGCAACAACATTCCAGTCTTCTTTATCCAA GATGCTATCAAATTCCCTGATGTTATTCACGCCCTTAAGCCCCAACCTCACAATGAGATACCTCAAGCCCAAACTGCGCATGACAACGCTTGGGACTTtatttctcttcatcagcaaGCTACTCACATGCAGCAGTGGGTCACTTCCGACAGGGCTATTCCTCGATCCTATCGTATGATGCAAGGTTTCGGTGTTCATACATTCCGACTCATCAACgaggaaggcaagagcACATTTGTCAAGTACCACTGGATTCCTCATCTCGGCATTCATTCTCTTGTGTGGGATGAGGCTCTCAAGGTTGCCGGACAGGACCCGGACTTCCATCGAAGGGATCTCTGGGACGCAATCGAAGTCGGGGCATACCCCAAGTGGGAATTGGGCGTACAACTGATcccagaggaagatgaacacAAGTTTGACTTCGATATCCTTGACTCAACCAAG ATCATCCCTGAGGAACTTGTACCTGTTCAAAAGATTGGGACTTTGACACTCAATCGCAACCCTGTCGATTTCTTTACTGAAGTAGAGCAAGTTGCGTTTTGTACACAGCACATCGTCCCAGGAATGGATTTTACCGACgaccctcttcttgctggCAGGAACTTCTCCTATGCTGACACTCAAATTTCACGTTTGGGCGTCAACTGGCAAGACCTCCCCATTAATAGACCTATCTGCCCCGTCATGACGAACTTCCGTGACGGGCAGATGAGCATGTTCAGCAAGACCAACAGGACGCCCTATCACCCCAACAGGCATGAGAACCTTCCACTCACGTCGCCCAAGAATGGTGGCTTCCAAAGCTATCCTGAGAAGATATCCGGTATTAAAGAGAGGCTCAATGGGCCTAAGTTTAAT GAATTCTATTCGCAAGCAACCCTTTTCTGGAACTCAATGTCCgagacggagaagaacCATATCATCAGCGCGTACCAATTCGAGTTGTCGCACTGCGCAGAAGATGTTGTCATCCAAAACGTCATCATTAGTCTCAATGAGATCGACCACGGGCTTGCTACCTCGGTCCACGCCAGCTTCCCTCACCTTACTTTGCCTGAGGCCAAACCCACCCACGACAGGAAGTCTGAGTACCTGTCGCAAATCAATGGCAAGCACCAAGTCTTCACCGCTTCTGGGCGAAGGATCGGCATTTACCTCGTGCCCGGGTACACCTACTCGCAAGTTGTACCTTTGTTTGCTGCATTTGAAGCGGCTGGATGTATGGTGAAGTTT ATTGGCCCTACGCTTGGTCCAATCAAGGCGTCAAATGGTCAGTCATTCACTGCCGAATTCACATTCGAGGGCTGTCGCACTACCTTCTTTGACGCTATTGTCTTCGCCGGTGGTCCCGATGATTCCTTCGTCGCGAAGCTCAAGATTGGCCGACTTATTCACGCGGTAAGGGAGGCCTATATGCACCTTAAACCTATTGGCGTACTTGGCAATGCTACCCAATGGGTGGTAAATACTTGCTTGCCTGGAGATTTCAGCGACAAGACCAAGACTGAGTCAAATGTCGTCGTGGAAAACGGTGTTGTCTTCGCTCCCGGTGACCCAACAATCCACTCCGTTCAGTTTGCTAAGCAATTCCTGGAGGGGGTCGCCAACCACCGTGTCTGGGACAGGCAAGTTGCGCACATTGCTGCGTAG